DNA sequence from the Candidatus Zixiibacteriota bacterium genome:
GCGCACACGTTCGAGGACCTCTGGGATGTCTGGGGGCTCTCTGAGTCCTCGATATACCTGGTCGGTTCGCGGGGGACGGTTCTCCGGTACGACGGCTCAAATGTAACCAGGATGACAACCCCGACCACCAACTCCCTGTATAGCATCTGGGGAGACAGCGACAACAACCTGTACGCGGTCGGCTGGGGCGGCAAGATTCTCCATTATGACGGCAATGACTGGACCGAGGATACGGTCCTGACCGGCTTCGGCTTTCTGAGCATTTGGGGCAATGCCGCAAACGACATCTACGCGGTCGGCCAAACATCGTTCCACTTCGACGGCCTAAATTGGTCACCCATGAACATTCGCGACGAGCCGGATTTCACCGATGTGTGGGCCGGAACCCGTTCCAGCGCGCGAGAGGCGGTTGCGGTAGGCACGGGTGGACGAATCCTGCGATCATCCGGCGGGGACCTGTTTACGACTATGACTGTCGACGGCGGTTCTGTCACAACTGATTTCAACGGCGTCACGGGAGTATCGGATAGCGCCTGGTTCATAGTCGGCGATGGCGGCGTGATCCTCGCCCGCGATCAAACCGACCTGAGCAACTGGGTATCGATGACTTCAGGTGTGGCTGTCGACCTCAACGGCGTCGCGGCTATTTCTCCCAATGCTGCTTTTGCTGTCGGCGACGGCGGAACCGTTCTCCGCTATGACGGCGCTGACTGGCTGCCAATCACCGGGCTTACCACTAATAACCTAAACGACGTCTGGGCGACAGAATACCTTGGCGACACGGTCGTCTGGATAATCGGCGATGCTGGCACGGCTCTCGTGTATGAGCAGCGCCAGTGGGACACGGTCGATACTCGCACGTCAGTCGACCTCAAGAGCGTTCACGGGATCTCATACCAGGATGTATACGCGGTCGGCGATAACGGTACCTTTGTGAGTATGATGGATGCCGAGGTGGGGGGTGCGCCGGAACCGTTGGCCGCCGGTGAGAACCTCACGTCGGTCTGGTCGATTTTCACCACTGACGGCGGTCGCATTTTCGTAAGTGGCGAAAGTGGCACAGTAATGGTTCGGTCGGCCGGAACGTGGAAGACTCTCGATACCAAAGTCGGTATGAATCTAAACGGCCTATATGGCTTCAGTGCGACCGATCTCTTTGCCGTCGGCGATTTCAATCACATACTGCACTATCGACCGTAGTAGTGCAGGTCAAAAACTCCTGCGCCAGCTTACTGTGGTGATGTGCTCACTTTCAAGGTATCTCAAGCTCCTGACAAGCCAGAATGAAAGCCCTCTTCATTCTCTACGTAGCTGACCAGGAAGCGAGTGCATCGTTCTATTCACGGGTACTGGGCAAGGCGCCTGACCTGCATGTGCCGGGGATGACCGAGTTCGACCTCGGCGACGGCGCCACACTGGGCCTGATGCCGGCCCGTGGAATCAAGCGTCTGCTCGGCGCTACGCTGCCGGTCCCGGGTACGGCGCAAGGCATTCCCCGCTGCGAACTCTACCTGACCGTCGCGAGTGCCGAGTCATATCATCGACGTGCACTCGATGCCGGCGCCAGAGAGCTCAGCGGGCTGTCCCTGCGAGCATGGGGCGATACGGTTGCATATAGCCTTGATCTCGACGGTCACGTCCTGGCTTTCGCAGAGCGAGACCGGGCGGCCCGGCGGGGCACATAAGAGCGAAACGTAGTGTCGACAAAGCCATGGGAGGCCACGCCTCACCGGACCTAAACCCCCCTCATTTCCGATAAGGCGGGCAAGGCAACGGGTACCAGCGAGATGTGGATGTTGGGCATCAGACTCCTGTTGGTTCAAACTTGATTTGGACTCAAACGCTCCACACTTTTGCGAGACATAGTTAAGACTAACGCATCCCGTGAGGGCGAACGAAATGACCTCCGTCCCAGGCGAATCCCAAGTACACCGCGAATTCAAGCGAGAACTGCGCCTTCTCGACGCCAGCATGATCGTCATCGGCTCGATGATCGGCTCGG
Encoded proteins:
- a CDS encoding VOC family protein yields the protein MKALFILYVADQEASASFYSRVLGKAPDLHVPGMTEFDLGDGATLGLMPARGIKRLLGATLPVPGTAQGIPRCELYLTVASAESYHRRALDAGARELSGLSLRAWGDTVAYSLDLDGHVLAFAERDRAARRGT